In Streptomyces qaidamensis, one DNA window encodes the following:
- a CDS encoding MBL fold metallo-hydrolase, translated as MAGFRTLSSGLRALQPGAFGADPSGERMARIRRSPHFKDGVFQNPGGPARTRPSGSTLDFAKVFFDKDTRPRRTPKGTVPVHSTTLADIAGPPATGLRLTWMGHSSVLAEIDGRRVLFDPVWGERCSPFSFAGPKRLHPVPLPLAALGPVDVVVISHDHYDHLDMPTIKALAGTDTLFAVPLGVGAHLEHWGVSAGRLRELDWHETTKIDGLSLTATPARHFCGRGLRNTQHTLWASWVVAGDEHRIYHSGDTGYFDGFKEIGAEHGPFDATMIQIGAYSDFWPDIHMTPEEGMRAHVDLQGGPEHGPMLPIHWATFNLATHPWADPGEGTLAAARAVGAGVALPRPGEPFEPTAENVPSEPWWRGVALAPAAGRTAAQALTGAGIKTAPDAAAMAQADTLSDDTRRVGRGTEDPETLPAG; from the coding sequence CCGGTTTCCGTACCCTGAGCTCCGGGCTCCGTGCGCTGCAGCCGGGGGCGTTCGGCGCGGACCCGAGCGGTGAGCGCATGGCGCGCATCCGCAGATCGCCCCATTTCAAGGACGGGGTCTTCCAGAACCCCGGCGGTCCCGCGCGGACCCGGCCCTCGGGCTCGACCCTGGACTTCGCCAAGGTCTTCTTCGACAAGGACACCCGGCCCCGCCGCACCCCGAAGGGCACCGTCCCGGTGCACTCCACCACCCTCGCCGACATCGCCGGGCCCCCGGCCACCGGCCTGCGGCTGACCTGGATGGGGCACTCCAGCGTCCTCGCGGAGATCGACGGCCGGCGCGTCCTGTTCGACCCCGTGTGGGGGGAGCGCTGCTCCCCCTTCTCCTTCGCCGGGCCCAAGCGGCTGCATCCCGTGCCCCTGCCGCTGGCCGCGCTCGGCCCGGTCGACGTAGTGGTCATCTCGCACGACCACTACGACCATCTGGACATGCCCACCATCAAGGCGCTCGCGGGTACCGACACCCTGTTCGCCGTGCCCCTCGGCGTCGGCGCGCACCTGGAGCACTGGGGCGTGTCCGCCGGCCGGCTGCGCGAGCTGGACTGGCACGAGACCACCAAGATCGACGGGCTCAGCCTCACCGCCACCCCGGCCCGGCACTTCTGCGGCCGCGGGCTGCGCAACACCCAGCACACCCTGTGGGCCTCGTGGGTCGTCGCCGGGGACGAGCACCGGATCTACCACAGCGGCGACACCGGCTACTTCGACGGCTTCAAGGAGATCGGTGCCGAGCACGGGCCGTTCGACGCCACCATGATCCAGATCGGCGCGTATTCCGACTTCTGGCCCGACATCCACATGACCCCCGAGGAGGGCATGCGCGCCCACGTCGACCTCCAGGGCGGACCGGAGCACGGCCCGATGCTCCCGATCCACTGGGCCACCTTCAATCTGGCGACGCACCCGTGGGCGGACCCCGGCGAGGGGACACTCGCGGCCGCTCGCGCGGTGGGCGCCGGTGTCGCCCTGCCCCGCCCCGGCGAGCCCTTCGAGCCCACGGCGGAGAACGTCCCGTCCGAGCCGTGGTGGCGTGGGGTGGCGCTCGCCCCGGCGGCCGGCCGCACGGCCGCGCAGGCCCTGACCGGAGCCGGCATCAAGACCGCGCCGGACGCGGCAGCCATGGCCCAAGCCGACACGTTGAGTGACGACACTCGTCGGGTCGGCAGGGGCACCGAGGACCCCGAGACGCTCCCGGCGGGCTGA
- a CDS encoding ATP-binding protein, with amino-acid sequence MSHLRAPAARADRREGGRHGRPAVRTAPALPETHIRPQLLRLAVLPPVAVALSGCAAVLFTVRSTGARPGLILWAVLGGAVFVALVGIAVAAVAANRAARSVHDRIGVLRRSTARREADLRTLVETLRRGDGPPPLALQSRPDGPAEDADDFDLLSADLSRAHDGAVTAVVQASQLSSQAGSEQKLEVFVNLARRLQSLVHREISILDELENEMEDPDLLKGLFHVDHLATRIRRHAENLAVLGGAVSRRQWSNPVSMTEVLRSAIAEVEQYSRVKLVPPIDGQLRGHAVADVIHLLAELVENATVFSAPHTQVLLRANLVTSGLAVEVEDRGLGMPLEEQTRMNALLADPDQVNVARLLADGRIGLFVVSQLARRHGITVRLQTNIYGGVQAVLVVPQALLGAEPGAGTPGGAGQPTAGAAGATGAAGTGHPAAPRRPDGQAGLPGLPGRNGTESGPGGSTGPGASGGQAPFGSADFGVSSVPLPASGAGTSAALPPPAASRGHEQNAEFSPGDSAQGGGRPAPLPVRGARRERPTPAEARPGISPDDRRVLAENVTEPPTPRNGTVRGTMGKPQLPRRRAQEHIAPQLRDGPTPRQDPEHLVGHDPGLMAAFQRGISLAEAQQNMEAGNTEWGDTEAAPTESAYTESAYTESAYTESAYMGSASMDTSNMGSSPMDTSNLGSAPMGRANMDSAPADPVSSGSAHRDPMPVRPVHLEALPSEPSSSTRPGAGSRSDHRTTTTRQDGSAPAG; translated from the coding sequence ATGTCTCACCTCCGCGCCCCGGCCGCACGCGCAGACCGCCGTGAGGGCGGGCGGCACGGACGGCCCGCCGTCCGCACCGCACCCGCGCTGCCCGAGACCCACATACGGCCCCAGCTGCTGCGTCTCGCGGTGCTGCCCCCGGTCGCCGTCGCTCTCAGCGGCTGCGCCGCCGTCCTCTTCACCGTCCGGTCCACCGGAGCGCGGCCGGGCCTCATCCTGTGGGCCGTGCTCGGCGGCGCGGTCTTCGTGGCCCTCGTCGGCATCGCGGTCGCAGCGGTCGCCGCCAACCGGGCCGCCCGGTCCGTGCACGACCGCATCGGTGTGCTGCGCCGCAGCACCGCCCGGCGCGAGGCCGACCTGCGCACCCTCGTCGAGACGCTGCGCCGCGGCGACGGGCCGCCCCCACTCGCACTGCAGAGCCGGCCCGACGGCCCCGCCGAGGACGCCGACGACTTCGACCTCCTCTCCGCCGACCTGTCCCGCGCGCACGACGGCGCCGTCACCGCCGTGGTGCAGGCCTCCCAGCTCTCCAGCCAGGCCGGCAGCGAACAGAAGCTGGAGGTGTTCGTCAACCTCGCCCGGCGCCTTCAGTCGCTGGTGCACCGCGAGATCTCCATCCTCGACGAGCTGGAGAACGAGATGGAGGACCCCGACCTGCTCAAGGGGCTCTTCCACGTCGACCACCTCGCCACCCGCATCCGCCGCCACGCCGAGAACCTCGCCGTGCTCGGCGGGGCCGTCTCCCGCCGCCAGTGGAGCAACCCCGTCTCCATGACCGAGGTGCTGCGCTCGGCCATCGCCGAGGTCGAGCAGTACTCGCGCGTCAAACTGGTGCCACCGATCGACGGGCAGCTGCGCGGCCACGCCGTCGCCGACGTCATCCATCTCCTGGCCGAACTCGTCGAGAACGCCACGGTGTTCTCCGCCCCGCACACCCAGGTCCTGCTGCGCGCCAACCTCGTCACCTCCGGGCTCGCCGTGGAGGTCGAGGACCGCGGACTGGGCATGCCCCTGGAGGAGCAGACGCGGATGAACGCGCTGCTCGCCGACCCCGACCAGGTGAACGTCGCCCGGCTGCTCGCGGACGGCCGCATCGGGTTGTTCGTCGTCTCCCAGCTCGCCCGGCGGCACGGCATCACCGTCCGCCTCCAGACCAACATCTACGGCGGAGTGCAGGCGGTGCTCGTCGTGCCGCAGGCGCTGCTGGGAGCGGAGCCGGGGGCGGGGACGCCCGGGGGAGCGGGGCAGCCGACGGCGGGAGCGGCAGGAGCGACAGGAGCGGCCGGTACAGGGCATCCAGCCGCGCCGCGGCGGCCGGATGGGCAGGCCGGGCTGCCCGGCCTGCCCGGGCGAAACGGGACCGAGAGCGGCCCCGGCGGCAGCACCGGTCCGGGCGCGTCCGGAGGGCAAGCCCCGTTCGGGAGCGCCGACTTCGGAGTTTCGTCCGTGCCGCTGCCCGCGTCCGGAGCAGGGACCTCGGCCGCTCTCCCCCCTCCCGCGGCGTCCCGAGGACACGAGCAGAATGCCGAATTCAGTCCGGGCGACAGTGCGCAGGGCGGCGGCCGGCCCGCGCCCCTGCCCGTGCGCGGGGCCCGTAGGGAGCGCCCCACCCCGGCCGAGGCACGGCCCGGTATCAGTCCCGACGACCGGCGGGTGCTCGCCGAGAACGTCACCGAGCCGCCCACTCCTCGCAACGGCACCGTCCGCGGCACCATGGGCAAACCCCAACTGCCCCGCCGCCGCGCCCAGGAGCACATCGCGCCCCAGCTGCGTGACGGCCCGACGCCACGCCAGGACCCCGAGCACCTCGTGGGACACGACCCCGGTCTGATGGCGGCCTTCCAACGCGGCATCAGTCTCGCGGAGGCCCAGCAGAACATGGAGGCCGGGAACACGGAGTGGGGCGACACGGAGGCGGCCCCCACGGAGTCCGCCTACACGGAGTCCGCCTACACGGAGTCCGCCTACACGGAGTCCGCCTACATGGGCTCCGCATCCATGGACACCTCCAACATGGGCTCCTCACCCATGGACACCTCCAACCTGGGCTCCGCACCCATGGGCCGCGCCAACATGGACTCCGCCCCCGCGGACCCGGTCTCCTCCGGCTCCGCACACCGGGACCCGATGCCCGTCCGGCCGGTCCACCTCGAGGCGCTCCCCTCGGAGCCGTCCTCCTCGACCAGGCCGGGGGCCGGGTCCCGTTCCGACCACCGCACGACCACCACCCGGCAGGACGGGAGCGCACCCGCCGGATGA
- a CDS encoding roadblock/LC7 domain-containing protein, with translation MASDAPTAHVSDLDWLMSGLVQRVPHTSAAVLLSCDGLVKSVHGLDPDSADHMAALASGLYSLGRSAGVRFGDGGDVRQVVVELASTLLFVTTAGSGTCLAVLAGREADAAVLGYEMAMLVKSVRPYLVTAPRQSVESPAMRP, from the coding sequence ATGGCGAGCGATGCGCCGACCGCCCATGTTTCCGATCTCGACTGGCTGATGAGCGGCCTCGTACAGCGCGTACCGCACACGAGCGCCGCGGTGCTGCTGTCCTGCGACGGCCTGGTGAAATCCGTGCACGGCCTCGACCCGGACAGCGCCGACCACATGGCCGCCCTGGCCTCCGGCCTGTACTCCCTCGGCCGCAGCGCGGGAGTCCGCTTCGGCGACGGCGGCGACGTGCGGCAGGTCGTCGTCGAGCTCGCCTCGACCCTGCTGTTCGTCACCACCGCCGGCTCCGGCACCTGCCTGGCCGTGCTCGCCGGCCGCGAGGCCGACGCGGCCGTGCTGGGCTACGAGATGGCCATGCTGGTCAAGAGCGTCCGCCCCTACCTGGTGACCGCTCCCCGGCAGTCCGTCGAATCCCCGGCGATGAGGCCTTGA
- a CDS encoding DUF742 domain-containing protein — protein MTAAGDGPWLDDAAGRLVRPFTVSNGRTRPTVALDLVSQVMATGATPLGYLGPEHAQALERCRVPVAVAEVAAHLKLPVAVTKVLLADLVDCGALTTKPPAFHHNPTDRALLEAVLDGLRRQL, from the coding sequence GTGACGGCGGCCGGTGACGGGCCCTGGCTCGACGACGCGGCCGGGCGGCTGGTGCGGCCGTTCACGGTCAGCAACGGCCGCACCCGTCCGACCGTCGCGCTCGACCTCGTGTCGCAGGTGATGGCCACCGGGGCGACCCCCCTCGGCTATCTCGGCCCCGAACACGCGCAGGCGCTCGAACGGTGCCGGGTGCCCGTCGCCGTCGCGGAGGTCGCCGCCCATCTCAAACTGCCGGTGGCCGTCACCAAGGTGCTGCTGGCGGACCTCGTCGACTGCGGGGCGCTGACCACCAAGCCCCCCGCGTTCCACCACAACCCGACGGACCGGGCCCTTCTGGAGGCAGTGCTCGATGGACTACGACGACAGCTCTGA
- a CDS encoding GTP-binding protein: protein MDYDDSSDYTDGPGHGADPFPTALKILVAGGFGVGKTTFVGAVSEIAPLSTEELLTTVSAATDNLDGIENKVETTVAMDFGRITLDPEHVLYLFGTPGQERFWFMWDELCEGALGAVILADTRRLEECFAAVDFFEQRGLGFIVAVNEFDGAYRYDPEEVRGALDLSADVPVVCCDARISSSGVQTLLTLVRHLIAHTPAPATEYGAHT, encoded by the coding sequence ATGGACTACGACGACAGCTCTGACTACACCGACGGACCGGGCCACGGCGCCGACCCGTTCCCCACCGCGCTGAAGATCCTGGTGGCGGGCGGGTTCGGCGTGGGCAAGACGACCTTCGTCGGCGCGGTCAGCGAGATCGCGCCGCTCAGCACGGAGGAGCTGCTCACCACCGTCAGCGCCGCGACCGACAACCTCGACGGCATCGAGAACAAGGTCGAGACGACCGTGGCCATGGACTTCGGCCGCATCACCCTCGACCCGGAACACGTGCTGTACCTGTTCGGCACACCCGGGCAGGAGCGCTTCTGGTTCATGTGGGACGAGTTGTGCGAGGGCGCGCTCGGCGCGGTCATCCTCGCCGACACCCGTCGGCTGGAGGAGTGTTTCGCCGCCGTCGACTTCTTCGAACAGCGTGGCCTCGGCTTCATCGTCGCCGTCAACGAGTTCGACGGTGCCTACCGCTACGACCCCGAGGAGGTGCGCGGCGCGCTGGATCTGTCCGCGGACGTTCCCGTCGTGTGCTGCGACGCTCGGATCTCCAGCTCCGGGGTCCAGACCCTGCTGACCCTGGTACGCCATCTCATCGCACATACTCCGGCCCCCGCGACGGAGTATGGCGCCCACACGTGA
- a CDS encoding GAF domain-containing protein: protein MTYDPPRPAGRLLLTPEDKEAPARTRRLRRLGLGERPEPALDAFAHRLAELTGAPYAMVNLPDEHGQFYAGLFVPAVAPVVRSDGTSPRLGRALPRDHGFCPHVVARRKALALEDVGDYPRFAGNPVVDEFGIRSYLGAPLIDGTGLVLGTVSVADVEPRPWGKPGLTAIKEHAALLVVELESRDGLPPY from the coding sequence ATGACCTACGACCCGCCGCGCCCGGCCGGTCGTCTGCTGCTCACCCCCGAGGACAAGGAGGCTCCCGCCCGCACTCGCCGTCTGCGCCGACTGGGACTGGGGGAGCGCCCCGAACCCGCACTCGACGCCTTCGCGCACCGCCTCGCCGAGCTCACCGGGGCGCCGTACGCCATGGTCAACCTCCCCGACGAGCACGGGCAGTTCTACGCGGGTCTGTTCGTGCCGGCCGTCGCGCCGGTGGTGCGCAGCGACGGCACCAGCCCGCGCCTCGGCCGTGCCCTGCCCCGCGACCACGGCTTCTGCCCCCATGTGGTGGCACGCCGCAAGGCCCTCGCCCTGGAGGACGTCGGCGACTATCCGCGGTTCGCGGGCAACCCGGTGGTCGACGAGTTCGGCATCCGCTCCTATCTGGGGGCGCCGCTCATCGACGGCACCGGCCTGGTGCTGGGCACGGTCAGCGTCGCGGACGTCGAGCCGCGCCCGTGGGGGAAGCCCGGCCTGACGGCGATCAAGGAGCACGCCGCGCTGCTCGTCGTGGAGCTGGAGAGCCGGGACGGCCTGCCGCCCTACTGA
- the tdh gene encoding L-threonine 3-dehydrogenase gives MKALVKQKAEPGLWLVDVPEPEVGPGDVLIKVLRTGICGTDLHIRAWDGWAQQAINTPLVLGHEFVGEVVETGRDVTGIGIGDRVSGEGHLVCGKCRNCLAGRRHLCRATVGLGVGRDGAFAEYVALPAANVWVHRIPVDLDVAAIFDPFGNAVHTALSFPLVGEDVLITGAGPIGLMAAAVARHAGARNVVITDVSAERLELARKIGVSLALDVSGSSIADGQRTLGLREGFDIGLEMSGRPEAMRDMIANMTHGGRIAMLGLPAQEFPVDWARVVTSMITIKGIYGREMFETWYAMSVLLEGGLDLAPVITGRYGHRDFEAAFADAASGRGGKVILDWTA, from the coding sequence GTGAAGGCGCTGGTCAAGCAGAAGGCGGAGCCCGGGCTGTGGCTCGTGGACGTCCCGGAGCCCGAGGTCGGTCCCGGCGATGTACTGATCAAGGTGCTGCGCACCGGAATCTGCGGTACCGACCTGCACATCCGGGCCTGGGACGGCTGGGCCCAGCAGGCGATCAACACCCCGCTCGTGCTCGGGCACGAGTTCGTCGGGGAGGTCGTCGAGACCGGGCGGGACGTCACCGGCATCGGCATCGGCGACCGGGTGAGCGGCGAGGGTCATCTGGTGTGCGGCAAGTGCCGCAACTGCCTGGCCGGGCGCCGGCACCTGTGCCGGGCGACCGTGGGGCTCGGGGTGGGCCGGGACGGGGCGTTCGCCGAGTACGTCGCGCTGCCCGCCGCCAACGTGTGGGTGCACCGGATCCCGGTGGACCTCGACGTGGCTGCGATCTTCGACCCGTTCGGCAACGCCGTGCACACCGCGCTGTCCTTCCCGCTGGTCGGCGAGGACGTCCTGATCACCGGCGCCGGCCCCATCGGCCTGATGGCCGCTGCCGTGGCCCGGCACGCCGGTGCCCGCAACGTCGTGATCACCGACGTCAGCGCGGAGCGGCTGGAGCTGGCCCGCAAGATCGGTGTCAGCCTCGCGCTCGACGTCTCCGGCTCTTCGATCGCCGACGGGCAGCGCACCCTCGGGCTGCGTGAGGGGTTCGACATCGGCCTGGAGATGTCCGGCCGCCCCGAGGCCATGCGCGACATGATCGCCAACATGACGCACGGTGGCCGGATCGCGATGCTCGGACTGCCCGCGCAGGAGTTCCCGGTCGACTGGGCCCGCGTCGTCACCTCGATGATCACGATCAAGGGCATCTACGGCCGGGAGATGTTCGAGACCTGGTACGCGATGTCCGTGCTCCTGGAGGGTGGCCTGGACCTCGCGCCCGTGATCACCGGCCGCTACGGCCACCGCGACTTCGAGGCGGCGTTCGCCGACGCGGCGAGCGGCCGCGGCGGCAAGGTCATCCTCGACTGGACCGCGTAA
- a CDS encoding glycine C-acetyltransferase, which produces MFDSVRDDLRATLDEIRAAGLHKPERVIGTPQSATVNVTAGGRPGEVLNFCANNYLGLADHPEVVAAAHEALDRWGYGMASVRFICGTQEVHKELEARLSAFLGQEDTILYSSCFDANGGVFETLLGPEDAVISDALNHASIIDGIRLSKARRLRYANRDLAELEARLKEACDARRRLIVTDGVFSMDGYVAPLREICDLADRYDAMVMVDDSHAVGFVGPGGRGTPELHGVMDRVDIITGTLGKALGGASGGYVAARAEIVALLRQRSRPYLFSNTLAPVIAAASLKVLDLLEAADDLRVQLADNTALFRRRMTEEGFDVLPGDHAIAPVMIGDAAVAGRMAELLLERGVYVIGFSYPVVPQGQARIRVQLSAAHSTDDVNRAVDAFVAARAELEG; this is translated from the coding sequence ATGTTCGACTCCGTGCGCGACGACCTGCGCGCCACCCTCGACGAGATCCGCGCCGCCGGCCTGCACAAGCCCGAGCGCGTGATCGGCACCCCGCAGTCCGCGACCGTAAACGTCACCGCGGGCGGCCGCCCCGGCGAGGTCCTCAACTTCTGCGCCAACAACTACCTGGGCCTGGCCGACCACCCCGAGGTCGTCGCCGCGGCCCACGAGGCCCTGGACCGCTGGGGCTACGGCATGGCCTCGGTCCGCTTCATCTGCGGCACCCAGGAGGTGCACAAGGAGCTGGAGGCGCGGCTGTCGGCGTTCCTGGGCCAGGAGGACACGATCCTGTACTCCTCCTGCTTCGACGCCAACGGTGGCGTGTTCGAGACGCTGCTCGGCCCCGAGGACGCGGTCATCTCCGACGCCCTCAACCACGCCTCCATCATCGACGGCATCCGCCTGTCCAAGGCCCGCCGCCTGCGCTACGCCAACCGCGACCTGGCCGAACTGGAGGCCCGGCTCAAGGAGGCCTGCGACGCGCGCCGCCGCCTGATCGTCACCGACGGCGTCTTCTCCATGGACGGCTACGTGGCCCCGCTGCGCGAGATCTGCGACCTCGCTGACCGATACGACGCGATGGTCATGGTCGACGACTCCCACGCCGTCGGTTTCGTGGGCCCCGGCGGCCGCGGCACGCCCGAGCTGCACGGCGTCATGGACCGCGTCGACATCATCACCGGCACCCTCGGCAAGGCCCTCGGCGGCGCGTCCGGCGGCTACGTCGCCGCCCGCGCCGAGATCGTCGCCCTGCTGCGCCAGCGCTCGCGTCCGTACCTGTTCTCCAACACGCTCGCCCCGGTGATCGCGGCGGCCTCGCTGAAGGTCCTCGACCTGCTGGAGGCGGCGGACGACCTGCGCGTCCAACTGGCCGACAACACGGCCCTGTTCCGCCGCCGCATGACCGAGGAGGGCTTCGACGTCCTCCCCGGCGACCACGCCATCGCCCCGGTGATGATCGGCGACGCGGCGGTCGCCGGACGCATGGCGGAGCTGCTGCTGGAGCGCGGCGTCTACGTCATCGGCTTCTCCTACCCGGTCGTGCCGCAGGGCCAGGCCCGCATCCGCGTCCAGCTGTCCGCCGCGCACTCCACGGACGACGTCAACCGCGCCGTCGACGCCTTCGTGGCGGCACGGGCGGAGCTGGAGGGCTGA